The Drosophila nasuta strain 15112-1781.00 chromosome 2L, ASM2355853v1, whole genome shotgun sequence genome window below encodes:
- the LOC132787240 gene encoding uncharacterized protein LOC132787240 isoform X1 gives MDSKNVQHPLKNEQSLRTKRRHEMYGKLIDLYKRRECLWMENHKDFFNFALKEEMWEEIANAMVGPRHPYPNVDRWKRLIHTLSYRVKLEQLHEQEANYSNQFNELPPRLSYSNKLQFLFKHMFDRKDKELPESMSSIPVDKFEGVTQESLAAKCMRLGRDKLKSRISFSDKLKVLENLRNRRRRTFTLSPEAFARLKFTGKKCVHLKEG, from the exons ATGGACAGTAAAAATGTGCAGCACCCTTTGAAAAACGAGCAATCTTTGCGCACTAAGCGAAGGCATGAAATGTATGGGAAGCTCATCGATTTGTACAAACGTCGTGAGTGCCTTTGGATGGAGAACCACAAAGACTTCTTTAATTTTGCACTAAAAGAAGAGATGTGGGAAGAGATTGCCAACGCAATGGTCGGTCCAAGGCATCCATATCCGAATGTCGATAGATGGAAGCGATTGATTCATACACTGAGCTATCGCGTAAAGCTAGAACAACTTCATGAGCAGGAGGCCAACTACAGTAATCAATTTAATGAATTGCCGCCAAGGCTTAGCTATTCGAATAAGTTGCAATTTCTATTCAAGCATATGTTCGACAGAAAGGATAAGGAATTACCCGAATCCATGTCTTCa ATTCCGGTGGATAAATTTGAAGGAGTTACTCAAGAAAGTTTGGCCGCCAAGTGTATGCGATTGGGTCGTGATAAACTCAAAAGTCGCATATCGTTTTCAGACAAACTGAAGGTGCTAGAAAACTTAAGAAATCGTCGACGCAGAACTTTCACGCTGTCGCCGGAAGCGTTTGCTAGGTTGAAATTTACAGGAAAGAAGTGCGTCCACTTAAAGGAAGGATGA
- the LOC132787240 gene encoding uncharacterized protein LOC132787240 isoform X2, whose product MDSKNVQHPLKNEQSLRTKRRHEMYGKLIDLYKRRECLWMENHKDFFNFALKEEMWEEIANAMVGPRHPYPNVDRWKRLIHTLSYRVKLEQLHEQEANYSNQFNELPPRLSYSNKLQFLFKHMFDRKDKELPESMSSELLKKVWPPSVCDWVVINSKVAYRFQTN is encoded by the exons ATGGACAGTAAAAATGTGCAGCACCCTTTGAAAAACGAGCAATCTTTGCGCACTAAGCGAAGGCATGAAATGTATGGGAAGCTCATCGATTTGTACAAACGTCGTGAGTGCCTTTGGATGGAGAACCACAAAGACTTCTTTAATTTTGCACTAAAAGAAGAGATGTGGGAAGAGATTGCCAACGCAATGGTCGGTCCAAGGCATCCATATCCGAATGTCGATAGATGGAAGCGATTGATTCATACACTGAGCTATCGCGTAAAGCTAGAACAACTTCATGAGCAGGAGGCCAACTACAGTAATCAATTTAATGAATTGCCGCCAAGGCTTAGCTATTCGAATAAGTTGCAATTTCTATTCAAGCATATGTTCGACAGAAAGGATAAGGAATTACCCGAATCCATGTCTTCa GAGTTACTCAAGAAAGTTTGGCCGCCAAGTGTATGCGATTGGGTCGTGATAAACTCAAAAGTCGCATATCGTTTTCAGACAAACTGA
- the LOC132787188 gene encoding LOW QUALITY PROTEIN: probable aconitate hydratase, mitochondrial (The sequence of the model RefSeq protein was modified relative to this genomic sequence to represent the inferred CDS: deleted 2 bases in 2 codons) — protein sequence MAVRFMNAQAQVSKLGKNVVDPMVRQFHASCYTASKVALSKLDLDFYLPYDKMSKRLDVVKSCLNRPLTLSEKILYSHLDDPANQDIVRGTSYLSLRPDRVAMHDATAQMALLQFISSGRKKVAVPSSVHCDHMIEAQINGPKDLARAKDSNREVYDFLESTCAKYGLGFWKPGSGIIHQIILENYAFPGLLMIGTDSHSTNGGGLGSLCIGVGGADAVDAMAGIPWELKCPKVIGVNLTGKISGWTSPKDVILKVADILTVRGGTGAIIEYHGKGIDSISCTGMATICNMGAEIGNTSSLFPFNQRMVDYLKSTGRSDIAAEAQKYQTKLLSADSNCEYDDLIEINLDTLEPHVNGPFTPDLGHPISKLGANSKKNGYPLDIRVGLIGSCTNSSYEDMGRCASIAKDAMSHGLKSKIPFNVTPGSEQIRATIERDGISEVFDKFGGTVLANACGPCIGQWDRKDVKKGDKNTIVTSYNRNFTGRNDANPATHCFVTSPELVTALSIAGRLDFNPLTDDLTGSDGKKFKLKAPFGDDLPARGFVPCDDTYIAPPANGDNVKLAVDPKSTRLQLLEPFDKWDGKDLTDLTVLIKIKGKCTTDHITAAGPWLKFRGHLDNISNNMFIAATNSENNEMNNIKNQRTGSWGNVPEVARDYKANNIKWVAVGDENYGEGSSREHAALEPRHLGGRAIIVKSFARIHETNLKKQGLLPLTFANAADYDKIQPTSKISLLNLNGLAPGKQVECEIKNGDKVEKIKLNHTLNDLQISWFKAGSALNRIKELTK from the exons ATGGCAGTGAGATTTATGAACGCACAGGCACAG GTAAGCAAACTGGGCAAAAATGTCGTGGATCCGATGGTGCGTCAGTTCCATGCTTCCTGCTACACCGCCTCTAAGGTGGCGTTGTCCAAACTCGATTTGGACTTCTATCTGCCATATGATAAGATGAGCAAGCGTCTCGACGTCGTGAAAAGCTGCCTTAACCGCCCTCTGACACTGTCCGAGAAGATTCTCTACTCGCATTTGGATGATCCAGCCAATCAGGATATTGTGCGCGGCACATCCTATCTGAGTCTGCGTCCCGATCGTGTGGCTATGCACGATGCTACTGCTCAAATGGCTCTGCTGCAGTTTATTTCTTCGGGTCGAAAGAAGGTCGCTGTTCCATCCTCGGTGCACTGCGATCACATGATTGAAGCCCAGATTAATGGCCCCAAGGATTTGGCACGTGCCAAGGATTCGAATCGGGAGGTCTACGACTTTTTGGAATCCACCTGTGCCAAGTACGGTCTGGGCTTCTGGAAGCCAGGCAGTGGCATCATCCATCAAATCATCTTGGAGAATTATGCCTTCCCCGGTCTGCTGATGATCGGCACTGACTCGCACTCGACCAATGGCGGTGGTCTTGGTAGCCTTTGCATTGGTGTGGGCGGCGCTGATGCCGTCGACGCCATGGCTGGCATTCCCTGGGAGCTGAAGTGCCCGAAAGTGATTGGTGTCAACCTCACTGGCAAGATCAGCGGCTGGACTTCGCCTAAAGACGTCATCTTGAAGGTGGCCGATATTCTGACTGTTAGGGGCGGCACTGGTGCCATCATTGAGTACCACGGCAAGGGCATTGACTCCATCTCCTGCACGGGCATGGCCACTATTTGCAACATGGGTGCTGAGATTGGTAACACAAGCTCCTTGTTCCCCTTCAACCAGCGCATGGTCGATTACCTGAAGTCGACTGGACGCAGCGACATTGCTGCCGAGGCTCAGAAGTATCAGACCAAATTACTTTCCGCTGACAGCAACTGCGAGTACGATGACTTGATTGAAATCAATCTGGATACACTGGAACCCCATGTCAATGGTCCCTTCACACCCGATTTGGGTCATCCCATCAGCAAGCTGGGCGCCAACTCCAAGAAGAACGGTTACCCATTGGATATCAGAGTCGGTCTGATTGGCTCTTGCACCAACTCTTCGTACGAGGATATGGGTCGCTGTGCCAGCATTGCTAAGGATGCCATGAGCCACGGTCTGAAGTCGAAGATTCCCTTCAATGTCACC CCCGGATCGGAGCAGATTCGTGCCACCATCGAACGTGATGGCATCTCGGAGGTCTTCGATAAGTTTGGCGGCACTGTGCTGGCTAACGCTTGTGGTCCCTGCATCGGTCAGTGGGATCGTAAGGATGTGAAGAAGGGCGATAAGAACACCATTGTCACCTCATACAATCGTAACTTCACCGGTCGCAATGACGCCAATCCCGCTACTCATTGCTTCGTCACCAGCCCTGAACTCGTCACAGCTCTGTCGATTGCCGGTCGCTTGGACTTTAATCCGTTGACGGATGATCTTACTGGTTCCGATGGCAAAAAGTTCAAGTTGAAGGCT CCCTTCGGTGATGACCTGCCCGCCCGTGGTTTCGTGCCCTGCGACGACACCTACATTGCTCCACCAGCT AACGGTGACAACGTTAAGTTGGCTGTTGATCCCAAGTCGACCCGTCTGCAGTTGCTGGAACCTTTTGACAAGTGGGATGGTAAGGATCTGACCGACTTGACTGTGCTCATTAAGATCAAGGGCAAGTGCACCACCGATCATATCACGGCCGCTGGCCCCTGGCTGAAGTTCCGTGGCCATTTGGACAACATCTCCAACAACATGTTCATTGCCGCAACCAACTCCGAGAACAACGAGATGAACAACATCAAGAACCAGCGCACTGGCAGCTGGGGCAATGTGCCTGAGGTCGCTCGTGACTACAAGGCCAACAACATCAAGTGGGTCGCTGTCGGTGATGAGAACTACGGTGAGGGCTCGTCTCGCGAGCATGCCGCTCTGGAGCCACGTCATTTGGGCGGTCGCGCCATCATTGTGAAGTCATTTGCTCGCATCCACGAGACGAACCTGAAGAAGCAGGGTCTGTTGCCCCTGACCTTCGCCAATGCCGCTGATTACGATAAG ATTCAACCCACGAGCAAGATTTCACTGCTCAACCTGAATGGCCTGGCACCTGGCAAGCAAGTCGAATGCGAGATCAAGAACGGCGACAAGGTCGAGAAGATCAAGCTGAATCATACGCTCAATGACCTGCAGATTAGTTGGTTCAAGGCTGGCAGCGCCCTCAACCGCATCAAGGAGTTGACCAAATAA
- the LOC132787178 gene encoding probable aconitate hydratase, mitochondrial, with the protein MAVRLINAQAQVCKLGKNVVDPMVRQFHASCYTASKVALSKFDSDVYLPYDKLSKRLDIVKSRLNRPLTLSEKVLYSHLDDPANQDIVRGTSYLRLRPDRVAMQDATAQMALLQFISSGLKKVAVPSTVHCDHLIEAQIGGPKDLARAKDLNREVYDFLASTCAKYGLGFWKPGSGIIHQIILENYAFPGLLMIGTDSHTPNGGGLGGLCIGVGGADAVDVMADIPWELKCPKVIGVNLTGKISGWTSPKDVILKVADILTVKGGTGAIIEYHGKGVDSISCTGMATICNMGAEIGATTSLFPFNQRMADYLKSTGRSGIAAEAQKYQSKLLSADSNSEYDELIEINLDTLEPHVNGPFTPDLGHPISKLGANSKKNGYPLDIRVGLIGSCTNSSYEDMGRCASIAKDAMSHGLKSKIPFNVTPGSEQIRATIERDGISEVFDKFGGTVLANACGPCIGQWDRKDVKKGDKNTIVTSYNRNFTGRNDANPATHCFVTSPELVTALSIAGRLDFNPLTDELTGADGKKFKLKAPFGDELPARGFDPGQDTYTAPPTSGDNVKVAVDPNSTRLQLLEPFDKWNGKDLTDLTVLIKVKGKCTTDHISAAGPWLKFRGHLDNISNNMFIGATNSENNEMNNIKNQRTGSWGNVPEVARDYKANNIKWVAVGDENYGEGSSREHAALEPRHLGGRAIIVKSFARIHETNLKKQGLLPLTFANAADYDKIQPTSKISLLNLNGLAPGKQVECEIKNGDKVEKIKLNHTLNDLQIGWFKAGSALNRMKELAK; encoded by the exons ATGGCAGTGAGATTAATAAACGCACAGGCACAG GTGTGCAAACTGGGCAAAAATGTCGTGGATCCCATGGTGCGTCAGTTCCATGCTTCCTGCTACACCGCCTCCAAGGTGGCGTTGTCCAAATTCGATTCGGACGTCTATCTGCCCTACGATAAGCTAAGCAAGCGTCTCGACATCGTGAAAAGCCGCCTTAACCGCCCTCTGACATTGTCCGAGAAGGTTCTGTACTCCCATTTGGATGATCCAGCCAATCAGGATATTGTGCGCGGCACATCCTATCTGCGTCTGCGTCCCGATCGTGTGGCTATGCAGGATGCCACTGCTCAGATGGCTCTGCTGCAGTTCATTTCTTCGGGTCTGAAGAAGGTCGCCGTTCCATCCACGGTGCACTGTGATCACTTGATTGAGGCACAGATTGGTGGTCCCAAGGATTTGGCTCGTGCCAAGGATCTGAATCGTGAGGTCTACGACTTTTTGGCATCCACCTGTGCCAAGTACGGTCTGGGCTTCTGGAAGCCAGGCAGTGGCATCATCCATCAAATCATCTTGGAGAATTATGCCTTCCCCGGTCTGCTGATGATAGGTACTGACTCGCACACGCCCAATGGCGGTGGTCTTGGTGGCCTTTGCATTGGTGTGGGCGGCGCTGATGCCGTCGACGTCATGGCTGACATCCCCTGGGAGCTGAAGTGCCCCAAGGTTATTGGTGTCAACCTCACTGGCAAGATTAGCGGCTGGACTTCGCCTAAGGACGTCATCTTGAAGGTGGCCGATATTCTGACTGTTAAGGGCGGCACTGGTGCCATCATTGAGTACCACGGCAAGGGTGTTGACTCCATCTCTTGCACGGGCATGGCCACCATCTGCAACATGGGTGCTGAGATCGGTGCCACTACATCTCTGTTCCCCTTCAACCAGCGCATGGCCGATTACCTGAAGTCGACTGGACGCAGCGGTATTGCCGCCGAGGCACAGAAGTACCAGAGCAAGTTGCTGTCTGCTGACAGCAACTCCGAGTACGATGAATtgattgaaatcaatttaGATACACTGGAACCCCATGTCAATGGCCCCTTCACACCCGATTTGGGTCATCCCATCAGCAAACTGGGCGCCAACTCCAAGAAGAACGGTTACCCATTGGACATCAGAGTTGGTCTGATTGGCTCTTGCACCAACTCCTCGTACGAGGATATGGGTCGCTGTGCCAGCATTGCTAAGGATGCCATGAGCCACGGTCTGAAGTCGAAGATTCCCTTCAATGTCACCCCCGGATCGGAGCAGATTCGTGCCACCATCGAACGTGATGGCATTTCTGAGGTCTTCGATAAGTTTGGCGGCACTGTGCTGGCCAACGCTTGTGGTCCCTGCATCGGTCAGTGGGATCGTAAGGATGTGAAGAAGGGCGATAAGAACACCATTGTCACCTCGTACAATCGTAACTTCACCGGTCGCAATGACGCCAATCCCGCTACTCATTGCTTCGTTACCAGCCCCGAACTGGTCACAGCTCTGTCGATTGCCGGTCGTTTGGACTTTAATCCGTTGACGGACGAGCTCACCGGTGCCGATGGCAAGAAGTTCAAGTTGAAGGCTCCCTTCGGCGATGAGCTGCCCGCCCGTGGTTTCGACCCCGGCCAGGACACCTACACTGCTCCACCAACT AGCGGCGACAACGTTAAGGTGGCTGTTGATCCCAATTCGACCCGTCTGCAGTTGTTGGAACCCTTCGACAAGTGGAATGGTAAAGATCTGACCGACTTGACTGTGCTCATTAAGGTCAAGGGCAAGTGCACCACCGATCACATCTCGGCCGCTGGTCCCTGGCTGAAGTTCCGTGGCCATTTGGACAACATCTCCAACAACATGTTCATTGGCGCCACCAACTCCGAAAACAACGAAATGAACAACATCAAGAACCAGCGCACTGGCAGCTGGGGCAATGTGCCTGAGGTCGCTCGTGACTACAAGGCCAACAACATCAAGTGGGTCGCTGTCGGTGATGAGAACTACGGTGAGGGCTCGTCTCGCGAGCATGCCGCTCTGGAGCCACGTCATTTGGGCGGTCGCGCCATCATTGTGAAGTCATTTGCTCGCATCCACGAGACGAACCTGAAGAAGCAGGGTCTGTTGCCCCTGACCTTCGCCAATGCCGCTGATTACGATAAG ATTCAACCCACGAGCAAGATTTCACTGCTCAACCTGAATGGCCTGGCACCTGGCAAGCAAGTCGAATGCGAGATCAAGAACGGCGACAAGGTCGAGAAGATCAAGCTAAACCATACGCTCAATGACCTGCAGATTGGTTGGTTCAAGGCTGGCAGTGCCCTCAACCGTATGAAGGAGTTGGCCAAATAA
- the LOC132787229 gene encoding 5'-3' exonuclease PLD3: MSDRRQRGCIMPDTAVDYQAVPLHSADATEILHANSNATTTNVSCCRHPMAAAGNEERALCCGHGYIIPVLILFVLVLIVLLLPWETLNRMPEENTPVELPLPCQLQLVETLPLGLNYTPDSPKFLSTFEAWQLLLNTAKATVDIAAPFWTLRGLDFNDSSTQPGEELFQRLLSNGDAGKPRLRIRIALNKSADSFWHADARIFGNYGAAQVVAIRLPGEGALHSKLWIVDDQHFYLGSANMDWRSLTHVKELGVLAQNCPQLTRDLSKIFKAYWQIGSAKDASIPSQWSWHYHTNYNLRRPMLIRGNRNYTMSAFISTSPPLLTAQGRTPDLDAILHFIESANEFIYIAVMDYYPLIVYSTHVQYWPPIDNALRKAAVERGVAVKLLVSWWKHSDPNEDNYLRSLQELSTSNNNQVDIQIRRFVVPSDEQQLKIPFGRVNHNAYMVTERIAYIGTSNWSGEYFTHTAGVGLVLSDVDFENNTQQTLRSDLFNVFERDWHSPYAVPLKHNLQL, translated from the exons ATGTCGGATCGTCGTCAACGTGGTTGCATCATGCCAGACACTGCCGTGGATTATCAGGCAGTGCCGTTACATTCAGCCGACGCAACGGAAATTCTCcatgcaaattcaaatgcaacaacaacgaatgtATCATGTTGCAGACATCCGATGGCAGCAGCTGGGAATGAAGAACGCGCCCTATGCTGTGGACATGGCTACATTATACCAGTGCTGATACTTTTTGTGCTCGTGCTCATTGTTCTTCTGTTGCCTTGGGAGACGCTAAATCGCATGCCAGAGGAAAACACCCCCGTCGAACTTCCGTTGCCTTGTCAACTGCAATTGGTGGAAACGCTGCCACTGGGTCTCAACTATACGCCCGATAGTCCAAAATTCCTCAGCACATTCGAGGCGTGGCAACTACTTCTAAACACGGCAAAGGCTACCGTTGACATTGCTGCTCCATTTTGGACGCTGCGAGGCCTGGACTTTAACGATTCTAGCACTCAGCCGGGCGAGGAGCTCTTTCAGCGTTTGCTCTCGAACGGAGATGCAGGCAAGCCAAGGTTACGCATACGTATTGCGTTGAACAAGAGTGCAGATAGCTTTTGGCATGCGGATGCTCGCATCTTTGGCAACTATGGCGCCGCTCAAGTGGTGGCCATTAGATTGCCCGGCGAAGGAGCACTGCATTCGAAGCTCTGGATTGTGGATGACCAGCACTTTTATTTGGGAAGTGCCAACATGGATTGGCGCTCACTGACACATGTCAAAGAGCTGGGTGTGCTTGCCCAGAATTGTCCACAGTTGACGCGCGACTTATCCAAGATCTTCAAGGCCTATTGGCAGATTGGGAGCGCAAAAGATGCATCCATTCCCAGCCAATGGTCATGGCACTATCACACCAATTACAATCTCCGCCGACCTATGTTGATACGTGGCAATCGCAACTATACAATGAGTGCATTCATATCCACCTCGCCACCTTTGCTTACCGCCCAAGGACGCACTCCTGATTTAGATGCCATACTACATTTTATCGAATCGGCCAATGAGTTCATCTACATTGCTGTCATGGACTATTATCCCTTGATAGTTTATAGTACGCATGTCCAGTATTGGCCACCGATTGATAATGCGCTGCGCAAAGCAGCCGTGGAGCGGGGTGTGGCGGTCAAGCTGCTGGTTTCGTGGTGGAAGCACTCGGATCCCAACGAGGACAACTATCTGCGCTCGCTGCAGGAGTTGTCCAcctccaacaacaaccaagtagatatacaaatt CGCCGTTTTGTAGTGCCTTCCGATGAGCAGCAATTGAAAATACCCTTTGGCCGGGTTAATCACAACGCCTATATGGTCACCGAACGTATTGCCTATATTGGCACCTCTAATTGGTCTGGTGAATACTTCACACACACGGCTGGCGTTGGTCTCGTGTTGTCCGATGTggattttgaaaataatacacaGCAAACGCTACGCTCGGATCTTTTTAATGTCTTCGAACGAGATTGGCACAGTCCATACGCTGTGCCCTTGAAACACAATTTACAgctttga
- the LOC132787267 gene encoding NADH dehydrogenase [ubiquinone] 1 alpha subcomplex assembly factor 2 — MANKPTRDILGIIWQNFWKSLRPRQFRGNLIGEDYFGNKYYEIPANPAIGKRKPSRYFEPADKEAFDQELTAEWEAWLRGRREDPPTREELVKNLQIMEMKKQNAAQLDAHYAKGKDAGALPKQVEGDTIGTFPKYKDYDLIPGKHSIKK, encoded by the coding sequence atggCGAATAAGCCGACGCGTGATATTTTGGGCATTAtttggcaaaacttttggaAATCGCTGCGTCCGCGACAATTTCGCGGCAATCTCATTGGCGAGGATTACTTTGGCAACAAGTACTATGAGATTCCAGCAAATCCAGCGATTGGCAAACGCAAACCATCTCGTTATTTCGAGCCAGCTGACAAGGAGGCATTTGATCAGGAATTGACGGCTGAATGGGAGGCATGGCTGCGTGGACGTCGTGAGGATCCTCCAACGCGTGAGGAACTGGTGAAGAATCTGCAAATCATGGAGATGAAGAAACAGAATGCCGCCCAGCTGGACGCTCACTACGCCAAGGGCAAGGACGCGGGTGCGCTGCCTAAGCAGGTGGAGGGCGATACCATTGGCACGTTTCCCAAGTACAAGGATTACGATCTGATACCAGGGAAGCATAgcattaagaaataa